Proteins co-encoded in one Octopus bimaculoides isolate UCB-OBI-ISO-001 chromosome 9, ASM119413v2, whole genome shotgun sequence genomic window:
- the LOC106872518 gene encoding uncharacterized protein LOC106872518: MILKMVHYFKNILQILLIALGNEVIQRSCCSVENSECYPSLCDAESLQRRCSCHQYCNLYKECCSDVIGDTLIEHGTSSIDYRCKKINDDELDSYFLFDRCPSDHSIKKHVTYCETPDENDRLYNIPALGKRTKRLYRNLFCALCNGEEYILWTVHYKCNHKMDIDLSLFPHILRNNHCNVSIEAPLNFSDYQYPCTDYVSSCPLKVTNASLVSSCAFGPMAIVRSNGTNFRNIHCAICNGVDINDIDCNVTIFIEKSYNIKVYSRTVIFNYYNNTVEILNANNERDYLKEVPSCSHGFVYDEIKNECRAVDFSSILNCTTKRLKEFEYHFTSDGSLYLNSSQTLLNQSQFNRDPQGINICKNDSNDMIPGYIYAVSYIVLVGLVTSVLALSITVIVYLCIRELRTIPGKLFISYLSSLCIAEFLYLISQEIASNSMCIAFAVLKHYFSLAAFFWMNVMSFDSWYTFSGFTPLRGTEKNATKLIYYSIYAWICPLVIVTVSLIFQYAPGDNGLSPEYGKKRFCWITNIKFRLWFFSGPIIIILLLNILAFILTARGIYIVSKNSSKYLAVKSKKKLKIYLKLSLLMGIPWIFTLPPFDEIPEVLLTASIFNSFDGLLISIALLSTKKVRRYFRLKFSRHCYKCNDVDISTSSDY, translated from the coding sequence ATGATACTGAAGATGGTACATTACTTCAAGAATATCTTACAGATCCTTTTGATAGCGCTTGGAAACGAAGTTATTCAACGATCATGTTGTTCGGTGGAAAACTCTGAATGTTATCCATCACTGTGTGATGCTGAAAGTCTGCAACGAAGATGTTCTTGTCATCAGTATTGTAATCTATATAAAGAATGTTGTTCAGACGTGATCGGTGATACATTAATTGAACATGGAACATCGTCAATAGATTACAGATGCaagaaaattaatgatgatgaattagaCAGCTATTTTCTATTTGACCGCTGTCCTAGCGAccattcaattaaaaaacatgtCACTTACTGTGAAACACCGGACGAGAATGACCGATTATACAACATACCCGCTTTGGGAAAACGAACTAAAAGACTTTACAGGAATTTGTTCTGTGCTCTGTGTAACGGAGAGGAATACATATTATGGACAGTTCACTACAAATGTAATCATAAAATGGATATAGATTTATCACTCTTCCCTCACATACTGAGAAATAATCACTGTAATGTATCGATCGAAGCACCATTGAACTTTAGCGATTACCAATATCCATGTACTGATTATGTTTCAAGCTGTCCCCTAAAAGTTACCAATGCGTCTTTAGTTTCTTCTTGTGCGTTTGGACCAATGGCAATTGTAAGATCAAATGGTACAAATTTTAGGAACATTCACTGCGCCATCTGTAATGGTGTTGATATTAATGATATTGACTGTAATGTAACTATTTTCATAGAAAAGTCATATAATATAAAAGTGTATAGTCGAACAGTAATATTTAATTACTATAATAACACtgttgaaatattaaatgcaaataatGAAAGAGATTATTTGAAAGAAGTGCCCTCTTGTTCGCATGGATTTGTTTAtgatgaaataaagaatgaatgcCGAGCAGTTGACTTTAGCTCCATCTTAAATTGTACAACAAAACGACTGAAAGAATTTGAGTATCATTTCACTAGTGATGGATCTCTCTATCTGAATTCTTCCCAAACTTTGTTAAACCAGTCACAATTCAATCGAGATCCTCaaggaataaatatttgtaaaaatgataGTAATGACATGATCCCAGGATATATTTACGCTGTGAGTTATATAGTATTAGTGGGCCTAGTGACCTCTGTTCTTGCTCTATCGATTACAGTTATAGTTTATCTCTGTATACGGGAACTCCGTACAATACCAGGTAAACTATTCATTagttatttatcatcattgtGCATCGCAGAATTTCTCTATCTTATCTCACAGGAAATTGCATCAAATTCTATGTGTATAGCATTCGCTGTTCTAAAGCATTATTTCTCCCTGGCGGCTTTCTTCTGGATGAATGTCATGTCATTTGATTCCTGGTACACTTTCTCGGGATTTACACCGCTTCGAGGTACAGAAAAAAATGCAACGAAACTAATCTATTATTCTATATATGCCTGGATATGTCCCCTTGTAATTGTAACAGTGTCACTCATATTTCAGTATGCACCTGGGGACAATGGACTTTCTCCAGAATATGGGAAGAAACGGTTTTGCTGGATCACAAATATAAAATTTCGATTGTGGTTTTTTTCaggcccaataataataattttattacttaATATATTGGCTTTCATACTCACTGCCAGAGGTATCTATATAGTGAGTAAAAACTCATCAAAATATCTcgcagtaaaaagtaaaaagaagctTAAGATTTATTTGAAATTAAGCCTTCTAATGGGGATACCATGGATATTTACACTTCCCCCCTTCGACGAAATCCCTGAAGTTCTTCTCACTGCTTCTATCTTTAATTCGTTTGATGGATTATTAATTAGCATAGCACTGTTATCAACTAAAAAAGTTAGACGTTATTTTCGACTGAAATTCTCTCGTCACTGTTACAAATGTAATGATGTTGACATTTCTACAAGTTCTGACTATTAA